The Sander vitreus isolate 19-12246 chromosome 10, sanVit1, whole genome shotgun sequence genome contains the following window.
AAAGTGTGTGATAATGAGAGGGAGGAGCTTTCCCCTGGTCCTGGCCCTCTACCTGCTCTGAGCTCTGGCTTGGCAGGGTCGAGGCTCCTGGTTCTCCTCCAGCCACAGTCCCAGCTCCTGCAGCACCGCGCTCCTGCTTGTGTCTTTCCCAGGCTGAGCTCAGCTTCACAGCCAGAGCCAGTAGGTTCTTCCCCAGGAACACAGTGGACACACGGGGGTCCCTGTACCACAGCATGCCTGTGCCCCTCAGGGCCAGGGTGAAGATATTGATAGTGACCAAGCTAAGCCAAGGGTACAGAGCCTCCTTACGGGGACCCCTCTGTCCTGGCAGGCCAGTGGCCCCCAGCTCTGTGAGAGCCACACAGGGCAACAGCAGCAGGAGGGCGTAGCAATAAAAAAAGACCAGGCCCTCCGCCCAAATgggcagcctctgctcaacgaCCCCTCCACTCCCCGCTGCAGCCCCGCCTTGGGCTTCCCATAGTCCCGCCTGCAGGTCCAGCACATCCAACAGGTCCACCACAACCCACAGGAGCCGGCCACGCACCTCCTGCTTTCTGCGCTGCGGGGTCATATGGTCAGCTCCCGTCAGAATAAGAAACAGGGAGGGCAGGCATATGGACAGCAGCAGCGTCAGGGTCTTCCTGGCAAGCGGATCTGGCGGACGGCGCTCCTGCCTGTAGTTATGGCAGACGAAGAAAAGCTTGAGCTGGAGCAGTGACAGGAACAGGAAC
Protein-coding sequences here:
- the tmem265 gene encoding transmembrane protein 121 produces the protein MVPTPQVCVSTLVTVSTMAVVDLYLLEQSMLGGRGLPGPSVWQCAAVLLGDVGFLLALRFVSAGVVSEARSPRRGFANALWFLFLSLLQLKLFFVCHNYRQERRPPDPLARKTLTLLLSICLPSLFLILTGADHMTPQRRKQEVRGRLLWVVVDLLDVLDLQAGLWEAQGGAAAGSGGVVEQRLPIWAEGLVFFYCYALLLLLPCVALTELGATGLPGQRGPRKEALYPWLSLVTINIFTLALRGTGMLWYRDPRVSTVFLGKNLLALAVKLSSAWERHKQERGAAGAGTVAGGEPGASTLPSQSSEQVEGQDQGKAPPSHYHTLSHSQSHTLSHVSMEPTETPLGPSFISHEL